One Anatilimnocola floriformis genomic window, CCAGACGGTGATCGTTGTTCGCCGTGGCGACGACAGCCCGGAGCAGACCGCCGAACTTGTGCACAGCGCGAATGACGGCGCCGGCAAAGACGAGGAACTGCATGTTGTCGTGCGGATTATCGCCTGGTTCGAGCAAGTTGCCTTGCGTCGAGTTGCCGAGCGACCAGTTCAAGTGCTTGCCCGAGCCGTTGATGCCGGCGAACGGCTTTTCGTGCAGCAAGCATTCCATGCCGTACTTCTGCGCGACCTTCTTCAAGGTCAGCATCACCAGCTGTTGGTGATCGGTCGCGACGTTGGCGTCTTCATAGACCGGCGCGATTTCGTACTGCGAAGGAGCCACTTCGTTGTGGCGGGTCTTCACCGGAATGCCGAGCTTGAACAGTTCGCGTTCGGTTTCCAGCATGCAGGCCAGCACGCGATCCGGAATGTGGCCGAAGTATTGATCTTCGAATTCCTGACCCTTCGGCGGCTTGGCGCCGAACAGCGTGCGACCGGCGTTGAGCAGGTCGGGGCGAGCGTAGAAGAAGTTGCGGTCGATCAGGAAGTATTCCTGTTCCGCACCAGCCGACGACGACACGATGGTCGGGTCCTTGTGGCCGAACAGCTTCAAGATGCGCTGAGCTTGCGCGTTGAGCGCCTTGTTCGAGCGGAGGAGCGGCGTCTTCTTGTCGAGCGCTTCGCCGGTCCAGCTGACGAAGCAGGTCGGAATGCAGAGCGTCGTGCCGTTCGGATTTTCCAGAATGTAAGCCGGGCTGGTCACATCCCAAGCCGTGTAACCACGGGCTTCGAACGTGGCACGAATGCCGCCGCTCGGAAAGCTCGAGGCGTCCGGTTCGCCTTGGATCAGCTGCTTGCCGGTGAACTCAGCGACCGTGCCACCCTTGCCGTCGGGCGAGAGGAAGCTGTCGTGCTTTTCGGCGGTCAAACCGGTGAGCGGGTGGAACACGTGAGCGTAGTGCGTGGCGCCGTTTTCGATCGCCCAATCGCGCATCGCGCCGGCGACGACGTCGGCCACGCTGTTGTCGAGCTGCGAGCCAGTCTCGATGGTCTTCTTCAAAGATTTGAAGACCGGCTTGGGCAGACGCTTTTGCATCTCTGCCAGACCGAAGACGTTGGCGCCATAGGCATCCTTCGACGAATCGGCTTTGAAATTGACCGGCAGACTGACCGGCTTGTAACCCGTAACGGCCGCAATGGCCTGCATGCGCGCTGTGCTACCACTCACGTAAAGAACCCCCTATATCCCAATACTTAGAAACCAGGAAACCGCCTTGGGGACGAAAACCCAATGGGTAAAGACCCAAGGCCCGGCGGAATCGCACCTTCTGTGCCAATCCCTGCCGCCGCTAGCATTCCGCTCAGCCGTGCGCCAAAACTGTTGCCAGATAACTACTTACTGCCGACGCTAATTTGTCTGTAGAAGTCGTTAAATGCTGTTTTTGCCCG contains:
- a CDS encoding glutamine synthetase III family protein, coding for MQAIAAVTGYKPVSLPVNFKADSSKDAYGANVFGLAEMQKRLPKPVFKSLKKTIETGSQLDNSVADVVAGAMRDWAIENGATHYAHVFHPLTGLTAEKHDSFLSPDGKGGTVAEFTGKQLIQGEPDASSFPSGGIRATFEARGYTAWDVTSPAYILENPNGTTLCIPTCFVSWTGEALDKKTPLLRSNKALNAQAQRILKLFGHKDPTIVSSSAGAEQEYFLIDRNFFYARPDLLNAGRTLFGAKPPKGQEFEDQYFGHIPDRVLACMLETERELFKLGIPVKTRHNEVAPSQYEIAPVYEDANVATDHQQLVMLTLKKVAQKYGMECLLHEKPFAGINGSGKHLNWSLGNSTQGNLLEPGDNPHDNMQFLVFAGAVIRAVHKFGGLLRAVVATANNDHRLGANEAPPAIISIFLGSQLADVFEQIQKGGAKTSKAAGTLTVGVDTLPVLPKDAGDRNRTSPFAFTGNKFEFRAVGSSQSIGGPLVALNSIVAESLDYIATELEKATGGDSSKLAGAVQKVLQDIVTKHGAVVFNGDGYSQAWHNEAESRGLLNLKTTVDALPQITNPEVVALFEKYGVLSPRETASRQDIYLEQYVKTVLTEARLTLEIAKTMIFPAAVRYQSELATTCTNLKVLGYSFDTDTLDKLTKLVKGLQDSASALDKTLSHHSGGLLEEAKHICTAVLPGMLKVREFADELEGMVADDLWPLPTYQEMLFIK